One genomic segment of Vibrio quintilis includes these proteins:
- the rodA gene encoding rod shape-determining protein RodA — MEFNPSTSQRRTFFDRLHIDLPLLLGLLLVMGFGLVVMYSASGQNLAMMDRQAMRMVLSLVVMVVLAQLSPRSYETMAPLLFFCGILLLVGVLFAGEASKGAQRWLDIGIIRFQPSELLKLAVPLMIARYIGKHPLPPSFKTLLVSLIMVFVPTILIAKQPDLGTSILIAASGIFVIFLAGISWRIIFAALLALGAFVPILWFFLMREYQKVRVRTLFNPESDPLGAGYHIIQSKIAIGSGGIMGKGWLHGTQSQLEFLPERHTDFIFAVIAEEWGLIGIIVLLAVYLFIIGRGLYLASNAQNAFGKMMAGSIVLSFFVYVFVNIGMVSGILPVVGVPLPLISYGGTSMVTLMAGFGILMSIHTHKKAFSKAN, encoded by the coding sequence ATGGAATTCAACCCATCGACAAGTCAGCGCCGCACTTTTTTCGACCGGCTGCATATTGATCTCCCTCTTCTGCTGGGACTCCTGTTAGTCATGGGGTTCGGTCTGGTTGTCATGTACAGCGCCAGCGGACAAAATCTGGCAATGATGGACAGGCAAGCTATGCGGATGGTGCTTTCACTGGTTGTGATGGTTGTTCTGGCCCAGTTGTCCCCGAGAAGTTATGAAACAATGGCACCCCTGCTTTTTTTCTGTGGCATCCTGCTGCTCGTCGGCGTTCTGTTTGCCGGAGAAGCCTCTAAAGGTGCTCAGCGCTGGCTCGATATCGGTATCATTCGTTTTCAGCCCTCAGAGCTGCTCAAACTTGCAGTTCCTCTGATGATCGCCCGTTATATCGGCAAACATCCGTTACCCCCATCATTCAAAACGTTGCTCGTCTCTCTGATTATGGTTTTTGTGCCAACCATTTTAATCGCCAAACAACCTGATCTGGGCACTTCAATTTTGATTGCGGCATCAGGGATATTCGTTATTTTTCTGGCCGGAATCAGCTGGCGGATTATCTTTGCGGCTCTGCTTGCCCTTGGTGCATTCGTTCCTATTTTGTGGTTCTTCCTGATGCGTGAGTATCAAAAAGTCCGGGTCAGAACTTTATTTAATCCGGAATCGGATCCACTGGGTGCTGGTTACCATATCATTCAGAGTAAAATTGCTATCGGCTCCGGAGGCATTATGGGAAAAGGCTGGCTGCACGGTACTCAGTCACAGCTGGAATTTCTTCCTGAACGACATACCGATTTTATTTTTGCTGTTATTGCAGAAGAGTGGGGCCTGATCGGTATTATTGTATTACTTGCTGTATATTTATTTATTATTGGCCGGGGACTTTATCTGGCCAGTAACGCCCAAAATGCCTTCGGAAAAATGATGGCAGGCAGTATTGTTTTAAGTTTCTTTGTTTATGTTTTCGTCAACATCGGCATGGTGAGCGGGATTTTACCTGTTGTTGGCGTTCCTTTGCCATTAATTAGTTATGGTGGCACATCCATGGTCACACTCATGGCTGGATTTGGCATTTTGATGTCAATACATACTCATAAAAAAGCATTTTCAAAGGCAAACTAA
- the rlmH gene encoding 23S rRNA (pseudouridine(1915)-N(3))-methyltransferase RlmH, producing MKIQLIAVGTKMPSWVETGFSEYQRRFPHDMPLSLTEIPAGKRGKNADISRILEKEGEAMLAAVPKGNRIVTLDIPGKPWDTNQLSQQLEGWKLDGRDVSILIGGPEGLAPACKQAAMQSWSLSPLTLPHPLVRIIMAESLYRAWSITTNHPYHRE from the coding sequence GTGAAGATTCAACTGATCGCTGTCGGTACAAAAATGCCCTCATGGGTTGAAACCGGATTTAGTGAATATCAACGCAGATTTCCACATGACATGCCACTTTCGCTCACCGAAATCCCGGCAGGGAAACGGGGAAAGAATGCAGATATTTCCCGGATCCTCGAGAAAGAGGGTGAAGCCATGCTTGCAGCCGTCCCCAAAGGTAACAGAATAGTTACACTCGATATCCCGGGGAAACCCTGGGATACGAATCAGTTGTCTCAGCAATTAGAAGGATGGAAGCTCGATGGCCGGGATGTTTCTATCCTGATTGGCGGACCGGAAGGTCTCGCCCCGGCCTGTAAACAGGCTGCAATGCAAAGCTGGTCACTTTCTCCATTAACACTTCCTCACCCATTAGTGCGTATCATTATGGCAGAAAGCCTGTACCGGGCCTGGAGTATTACAACGAATCACCCTTATCACCGGGAATAA
- the holA gene encoding DNA polymerase III subunit delta, translated as MRIFAESLAGQLHQQLLPVYLIFGNEPLLIQESKAAVKAAAKNQGVDTFCRYQVDSSLNWDEVFEHFQTLSLFSSRQLVELTLPDSFTASVTSKLLTLSTLVNQDTTLVINGPKLTKAQENTKWYKALTTNGCHVNCLSPDLNRLPQFVLQRCKGLGLSPDKETIQMLAQWHEGNLLALVQSLEKLALLYPDGQLTVIRVEASLSRHNHFSVFHWIDALLDGKSNRCQRILRQLKAEGTEPVILLRSVQKELYLLLELQSQKDHQDIYHLMNQYRIWKNKRPFYIHALERLNLPAIHRLIHQLSHLESVTKLQYNQDPWPLLQQLSIDFTQVRQTSTVSPVKHDIM; from the coding sequence ATGCGTATTTTTGCAGAAAGTTTAGCCGGTCAGCTTCATCAGCAATTGCTGCCGGTATACCTGATCTTCGGGAATGAACCACTCCTGATTCAGGAATCCAAAGCCGCCGTCAAAGCAGCGGCCAAAAATCAGGGCGTGGATACGTTTTGTCGTTATCAGGTGGATTCATCACTCAACTGGGATGAAGTTTTTGAGCACTTTCAGACACTCAGTCTGTTCTCAAGCCGCCAGCTGGTTGAATTAACCTTACCGGATTCTTTTACGGCTTCTGTCACATCAAAGTTGCTGACACTCAGCACTCTGGTCAATCAGGACACAACGTTAGTGATTAACGGACCAAAGCTAACCAAAGCCCAGGAGAATACAAAGTGGTATAAAGCACTGACAACAAATGGCTGCCATGTGAACTGCCTTTCTCCGGATTTAAACCGGCTGCCGCAATTTGTTTTACAACGATGTAAAGGATTAGGTCTTTCTCCTGACAAAGAAACCATACAGATGCTGGCCCAATGGCATGAAGGAAACCTGCTGGCTTTAGTGCAAAGTCTGGAAAAACTGGCGCTGTTGTACCCCGATGGTCAGCTGACCGTCATCAGAGTTGAAGCATCGCTGTCCAGACATAATCACTTTTCTGTATTCCACTGGATTGATGCCTTGCTGGACGGTAAATCCAACCGCTGTCAGAGAATTTTACGCCAGTTGAAAGCAGAAGGTACAGAACCGGTCATCCTGCTGAGAAGTGTGCAGAAAGAGCTGTATCTGCTGCTGGAACTTCAGTCCCAAAAAGACCATCAGGATATCTATCACTTAATGAATCAGTACCGGATATGGAAGAATAAGCGCCCTTTCTATATTCATGCGTTAGAACGCCTGAATTTACCGGCCATACACAGATTGATTCATCAACTGAGTCACCTGGAGTCTGTCACTAAACTACAATACAATCAGGACCCGTGGCCATTACTGCAACAGCTCAGTATTGATTTCACACAGGTCAGACAAACCAGCACTGTATCACCAGTGAAACATGATATAATGTAA
- the leuS gene encoding leucine--tRNA ligase has translation MQEQYNPQDIEPQVQAHWEKNKTFVVTENPNQEKFYCLSMFPYPSGRLHMGHVRNYTIGDVVSRFQRLQGKNVMQPIGWDAFGLPAENAAVKNKTAPAPWTYENIEYMKNQLKLLGFGYDWDREFATCRPEYYRWEQEFFTKLYEKGLVYKKTSSVNWCPTDLTVLANEQVENGCCWRCDTPVEQKEIPQWFIKITDYAQELLDDLDNLDGWPEMVKTMQRNWIGRSEGVELKFHVHDHGDLEVYTTRPDTLMGVTYVGIAAGHPLATLAAKNNPELADFIEDCKNTKVAEAELATMEKRGMDTGLKAIHPLNGREVPVYVANFVLMDYGTGAVMAVPAHDQRDFEFATKYGLDILPVIKPADGSEPDISEAAYTEKGILFNSGDFDGMDFQQALDAIATKLESEEKGCKTVNFRLRDWGVSRQRYWGAPIPMVTTEDGEVHPVPADQLPVILPEDVVMDGVTSPIKADKSWAETTWNGQPALRETDTFDTFMESSWYYARYCSPQADQIVDPEKANYWLPADQYIGGIEHACMHLLYSRFFHKLLRDAGYVTSDEPFKQLLCQGMVLADAFSYTNEKGGKEWISPTDVTIERDGKGRITTATDPQGRELEHAGMIKMSKSKNNGIDPQEMVNKYGADTVRLFMMFASPADMTLEWQESGVEGANRFLKRVWKAVREHSLKGEVTSVTPQDLTTEQKALRRDVHKTIAKVTDDIARRQTFNTAIAAIMELMNKLTKAPQAEAQDRAILDEALRAIVVMLSPITPHICFEMWDAFGETDIDHTNWPAYDPNALVEDEKLIVLQVNGKLRGKLTVAADATKEQVETLGLEDENVKKFTDGLTIRKVIYVPGKLLNIVAN, from the coding sequence ATGCAAGAACAATATAACCCTCAAGATATTGAACCTCAGGTTCAGGCACATTGGGAAAAAAACAAAACTTTTGTTGTAACTGAAAACCCAAATCAGGAAAAATTTTACTGTCTATCCATGTTCCCATATCCAAGTGGACGACTGCACATGGGACATGTACGTAATTATACTATCGGTGATGTTGTCTCTCGTTTCCAACGACTGCAAGGAAAAAATGTCATGCAGCCGATTGGCTGGGATGCTTTTGGCTTACCTGCAGAAAACGCAGCAGTAAAAAATAAAACTGCACCCGCTCCCTGGACTTACGAAAACATTGAATACATGAAAAACCAGCTGAAACTGTTGGGTTTTGGTTACGACTGGGATCGTGAATTTGCTACCTGCCGCCCCGAATATTATCGCTGGGAACAAGAGTTCTTCACTAAGCTTTACGAGAAAGGTCTTGTCTATAAAAAAACCTCATCAGTCAACTGGTGTCCAACTGACCTGACTGTATTAGCCAATGAACAGGTAGAAAATGGCTGCTGTTGGCGGTGTGATACACCAGTTGAGCAGAAAGAAATTCCTCAATGGTTTATTAAAATTACTGATTATGCACAGGAATTACTCGATGACCTGGATAATCTGGATGGCTGGCCGGAAATGGTCAAAACGATGCAGCGGAACTGGATTGGCCGTTCTGAAGGGGTTGAACTGAAATTCCATGTCCACGACCATGGCGACCTTGAGGTATACACAACCCGCCCTGATACCTTAATGGGTGTGACATACGTTGGAATTGCTGCCGGACACCCACTGGCAACATTAGCGGCGAAAAACAACCCTGAACTGGCAGACTTTATTGAAGACTGTAAAAATACTAAAGTTGCTGAAGCTGAACTTGCAACAATGGAAAAGAGAGGGATGGATACCGGCCTGAAAGCCATTCATCCACTCAACGGCCGGGAAGTCCCGGTTTATGTCGCAAACTTTGTATTGATGGATTACGGTACAGGTGCAGTCATGGCAGTTCCGGCGCATGATCAGCGTGACTTTGAATTTGCGACTAAGTACGGACTGGATATCTTACCTGTCATCAAGCCAGCTGATGGTTCTGAACCGGATATTTCTGAAGCAGCATATACCGAAAAGGGCATTTTGTTTAATTCCGGCGACTTTGACGGTATGGATTTTCAACAGGCGCTTGATGCTATCGCGACAAAACTTGAGTCCGAAGAAAAAGGCTGTAAAACAGTGAATTTCCGCTTGCGTGACTGGGGCGTATCCCGTCAGCGTTACTGGGGGGCACCAATTCCAATGGTCACCACAGAAGACGGCGAAGTTCATCCGGTACCCGCAGACCAGCTTCCGGTTATCCTGCCGGAAGATGTTGTGATGGATGGCGTGACAAGCCCGATTAAAGCAGATAAATCCTGGGCAGAAACAACGTGGAATGGCCAGCCGGCATTACGTGAAACGGATACGTTTGACACCTTTATGGAATCTTCCTGGTATTATGCCCGTTACTGTTCTCCGCAAGCAGATCAAATCGTTGATCCGGAAAAGGCAAATTACTGGCTGCCAGCAGACCAATACATCGGTGGTATTGAGCACGCATGTATGCACCTGCTCTACTCCCGTTTCTTCCACAAACTGCTGCGTGACGCTGGTTATGTCACCTCTGACGAGCCATTCAAGCAGTTATTGTGTCAGGGCATGGTTCTGGCTGATGCATTCAGTTATACCAATGAGAAAGGTGGTAAAGAATGGATTTCACCCACTGATGTTACAATCGAACGCGATGGAAAAGGCCGGATTACGACGGCAACTGATCCTCAGGGACGTGAGCTGGAGCACGCGGGCATGATCAAAATGTCCAAGTCAAAAAACAACGGCATTGACCCGCAGGAAATGGTCAATAAATACGGTGCTGATACGGTCCGTTTGTTTATGATGTTTGCTTCTCCGGCTGATATGACACTTGAGTGGCAGGAATCCGGCGTAGAAGGCGCAAACCGCTTCCTGAAACGGGTCTGGAAAGCCGTTCGCGAGCATTCACTGAAGGGTGAAGTAACTTCCGTCACTCCTCAGGATCTGACCACTGAACAAAAAGCATTGCGCCGGGATGTTCATAAAACCATCGCGAAAGTAACGGATGATATTGCCAGACGACAAACGTTTAACACGGCTATTGCAGCAATCATGGAACTGATGAACAAGCTGACGAAAGCACCTCAGGCAGAAGCGCAGGATCGGGCAATTCTTGATGAAGCTTTAAGAGCGATCGTTGTGATGCTGTCACCAATCACGCCACACATTTGCTTTGAGATGTGGGATGCATTCGGTGAAACAGATATCGATCACACCAACTGGCCAGCTTATGACCCGAACGCGCTGGTTGAAGATGAAAAACTGATTGTTCTGCAGGTCAACGGAAAACTACGTGGTAAGCTGACCGTTGCTGCGGATGCAACCAAAGAACAGGTCGAAACCCTCGGCCTTGAAGACGAGAATGTAAAAAAATTCACAGACGGTCTGACCATCCGTAAAGTGATTTATGTTCCCGGAAAACTGCTGAACATCGTCGCTAATTAA
- a CDS encoding LPS-assembly lipoprotein LptE has translation MQFIKQYRFQYPLIVCLSMLLTACGFHLRGDYDIPESLNRLSLTSYDQYSQLTRMIKNQLHMNEVKIVPPAEKTPNLHLISETLSSRTLSVYQNTRAAEEELTLKVKYQVTVPDVGARKFVTSVTRSYLDNPLTALAKSVERTMIEDEMRQLATSQIIRQMARLKSNIKNIEQNQPETQQNIPTINITTNELIPQRTKNQ, from the coding sequence ATGCAATTCATTAAACAATATCGTTTTCAGTATCCCCTGATCGTATGTCTTTCAATGCTGCTAACTGCTTGTGGTTTTCACCTGAGAGGAGATTATGATATTCCGGAATCACTCAACCGGCTGTCGCTGACCAGTTATGATCAATATAGCCAGCTGACCCGGATGATCAAAAACCAGCTCCATATGAACGAGGTTAAAATTGTTCCGCCAGCGGAGAAAACTCCCAACCTTCACCTGATCAGTGAAACACTGAGCTCACGAACTTTATCTGTTTACCAGAATACCCGGGCCGCCGAAGAAGAGCTGACCCTGAAAGTTAAATATCAGGTCACCGTTCCGGATGTCGGCGCACGAAAATTTGTCACCAGTGTTACCCGGAGTTATTTAGACAACCCACTGACTGCCCTCGCAAAGTCGGTCGAAAGAACTATGATAGAAGATGAGATGCGTCAGCTTGCGACATCACAGATTATCCGGCAAATGGCCCGGCTAAAATCGAATATCAAAAATATTGAACAGAATCAACCGGAAACACAGCAAAATATTCCTACAATCAATATAACGACGAATGAATTAATTCCTCAAAGAACAAAAAACCAGTAG
- the lnt gene encoding apolipoprotein N-acyltransferase has product MQSIKNTLFMRSLMAAFLGILTPLAFSPYDIWPVSFLSPCLLLILINQQTSRHAFIIGLIWGVGFFGHGINWVHVSIDTFGGVPPFVSFLLVGLLSVYLSLYPALFSWALTRLFPSQTAAKFLFAAPAFWLISEWLRGWVFTGFPWLWLGYSQIDNLLANYAPVGGVELITFVVMMISGSFAYILLSRNWKWSVIPCCLLLIAWGLNQIQWVTPQPDRQTKIALIQGNIDQALKWLPGQRWPTIVKYTDLTRENWDADIIIWPEAAVPAFEHQLSDYFSALSSSAKSHHSAIITGVLNQTGKTYYNSILTLGEGTGSPDYELDASQRYHKHHLLPFGEFVPFEKLLRPLAPIFNLPMSSFADGAYIQPNLQAKDRYLVPALCYEIIFNEQVRANTTEKTDFILTLSNDAWFGHSIGPLQHMEIARMRALELGKPLIRSTNNGVTAITDYRGHIVKRLPQFETGVLKATLTSTKGITPYHRWGSWLIYALVTLSLLTSLYLRRKLLVT; this is encoded by the coding sequence ATGCAGTCTATAAAAAACACTTTATTTATGCGGTCATTGATGGCCGCTTTTCTTGGTATCCTAACACCGCTGGCTTTTTCACCTTACGACATCTGGCCGGTTTCATTTCTGAGTCCCTGCCTGTTACTCATATTGATCAATCAACAAACATCCCGCCACGCTTTTATCATTGGGTTGATTTGGGGGGTTGGTTTTTTTGGCCATGGGATAAACTGGGTTCATGTCAGCATTGATACGTTCGGTGGTGTGCCCCCCTTTGTCAGCTTTTTACTGGTAGGACTTCTATCCGTTTATTTATCGCTTTATCCCGCATTATTCAGCTGGGCACTGACCCGTCTATTTCCGTCCCAGACCGCAGCAAAATTCTTATTCGCAGCCCCCGCTTTCTGGTTAATCAGTGAGTGGCTGCGGGGATGGGTTTTTACCGGATTTCCATGGTTATGGCTGGGATATAGCCAAATTGACAACCTGCTGGCAAATTATGCACCTGTCGGTGGTGTCGAACTAATTACATTTGTCGTCATGATGATTTCAGGTTCGTTCGCATACATACTACTGAGCAGAAACTGGAAATGGTCGGTAATTCCCTGCTGTTTATTATTGATTGCGTGGGGATTGAACCAGATACAGTGGGTCACACCTCAACCCGACAGACAAACGAAAATTGCACTGATTCAGGGAAATATTGACCAGGCTTTGAAATGGTTGCCGGGTCAACGCTGGCCCACCATCGTCAAATACACAGACTTAACCCGAGAAAACTGGGATGCTGATATCATCATCTGGCCAGAAGCCGCAGTACCGGCTTTTGAACATCAGCTGTCCGACTATTTCAGCGCGCTGAGTTCTTCAGCAAAATCACACCATTCAGCGATTATTACCGGTGTACTTAACCAAACAGGAAAAACATACTACAACAGTATTTTAACGCTTGGCGAAGGCACAGGTTCTCCGGATTATGAATTAGATGCTTCGCAAAGATACCATAAACATCACTTGCTTCCTTTCGGTGAGTTTGTACCCTTTGAGAAATTACTCAGGCCATTAGCTCCGATATTCAATCTGCCGATGTCATCGTTTGCTGACGGCGCTTATATCCAGCCGAACTTACAGGCGAAAGACCGCTATCTTGTCCCGGCTCTCTGTTACGAAATCATCTTTAATGAGCAGGTCCGGGCCAATACGACAGAGAAGACAGATTTTATTCTGACACTATCCAATGATGCCTGGTTCGGGCACTCAATCGGTCCGCTTCAGCATATGGAAATTGCCCGGATGCGGGCACTGGAACTGGGTAAACCTCTCATTCGCTCCACCAATAATGGTGTTACAGCGATCACGGATTATCGTGGTCATATCGTAAAGCGACTTCCCCAGTTTGAGACTGGCGTCCTAAAAGCAACCTTGACCTCAACAAAGGGGATAACACCCTACCACCGCTGGGGGTCCTGGCTCATCTATGCGCTGGTGACTTTGTCATTGCTGACCAGCCTGTACCTGAGACGAAAGCTGCTGGTCACCTGA
- a CDS encoding zinc ribbon-containing protein: protein MPKHRTGYESLLKEIVDTVKNSQESLSHAIETSERVAEAASDMTKDELAIISAYIRADLQEFATNYHESQSGHFAVMIMNSIWEGLASITDRSALEWAELAQELEHQGIYQSGEMIGLGVLQCEKCGHKAEYNHPTEIIPCIDCGHKVFHRVAPKSHPE from the coding sequence ATGCCAAAACATCGCACAGGATATGAATCATTACTGAAAGAGATTGTTGATACCGTTAAAAATAGTCAGGAATCGCTGAGTCACGCGATTGAGACTTCAGAGAGAGTTGCTGAAGCCGCCTCAGATATGACCAAAGATGAGCTTGCCATTATTTCAGCTTATATCCGGGCTGACTTGCAGGAGTTTGCAACGAATTATCATGAAAGTCAGAGTGGCCACTTTGCGGTTATGATCATGAACTCAATCTGGGAAGGTCTGGCGTCAATTACCGACCGTTCTGCGCTTGAGTGGGCTGAACTGGCTCAGGAACTTGAACATCAGGGAATTTATCAGTCAGGTGAAATGATAGGGCTGGGTGTGCTTCAGTGTGAGAAATGTGGCCATAAAGCCGAATATAATCACCCAACAGAAATTATTCCCTGTATTGACTGTGGACATAAAGTTTTCCACCGGGTCGCACCCAAAAGTCACCCGGAATAA
- the rsfS gene encoding ribosome silencing factor: MLREDLKDFLIDKADDMKAENILTLDVTGKSSVTDYMVICTGNSKRHVSSIASHVAIEAKKAGITSYGIEGEADGEWVVVDMGTSMLHVMQEEQRDLYQLEKLWS, encoded by the coding sequence TTGCTACGTGAAGACTTAAAAGATTTTTTAATCGATAAAGCCGATGATATGAAGGCTGAGAATATTTTAACGCTTGATGTTACCGGTAAATCCAGCGTCACTGATTATATGGTCATCTGTACCGGAAACTCTAAAAGACATGTTTCGTCAATTGCCAGTCATGTTGCAATTGAAGCCAAAAAAGCGGGTATCACCTCCTATGGTATTGAAGGAGAAGCTGACGGAGAATGGGTTGTTGTAGACATGGGCACATCAATGTTGCATGTCATGCAGGAAGAACAACGCGATCTGTATCAACTTGAAAAGCTCTGGAGTTAA
- the mrdA gene encoding penicillin-binding protein 2 codes for MLRRRSQIRDYKSEDQLFRNRAIFAFLGIVILICILIMNLYTLQVVQFQDYKTRSNDNRIKIVPIAPNRGLIYDRNGVLLAENRPIFNLEITPEQVKDIWGTIERLDTVIHVPQERIDAFKKELRQTRRFNSIPLLTQLTPKQVAKFSVNQHKFPGVSVSATLKRYYPYGKILTHVIGYVSRINDKDIQRLKREAKEANYQATRDIGKLGIERYYEDILHGMPGYQEVEVNSRGRIIRTLKYVPPVPGKDIVLNIDVGLQEYLYQLFEGRRGSAVVLDPKDNGVLAMVSSPSYDPNAFVHGISGKAYRTLLNDKDRPLVNRATLGIYPPGSTVKPMIAVSALQTGIITPNTTRNDPGYWRIPNSKTRPFRDWRKWGHGRVNITKAIEESVDTFFYQVAYDMGIDRLSEWMRKFGYGEYTGIDIFEESKANMPTREWKMSRHRTPWYQGDTIPVGIGQGYWTATPMQIAKATSVIVHHGKVLAPHLLRATIENGEQFDKQKLAEVETYPPITGVPEKYWNIAINGMYLVNHGSRGTSRNAFHGLKYKSAGKSGTAQVFSLGENEEYNADELAEHLRDHALFTGFAPLDDPKAIVTIVLENAGGGSSHGAPVVRKVFDHIILDEKQEEAKQ; via the coding sequence ATGTTACGCAGACGCAGTCAGATTCGCGATTACAAATCAGAAGATCAGCTTTTCCGGAACCGGGCCATTTTCGCATTCTTAGGTATTGTGATTCTGATATGTATATTAATCATGAACTTATATACACTTCAGGTCGTTCAGTTTCAGGACTATAAAACACGTTCCAATGACAACCGGATCAAAATTGTCCCCATCGCGCCGAATCGCGGTTTAATTTATGATCGTAATGGTGTTTTACTGGCCGAAAACCGCCCTATTTTCAACCTTGAAATTACCCCGGAGCAGGTCAAAGATATCTGGGGCACTATCGAGCGTTTAGACACGGTTATTCATGTTCCTCAGGAACGAATTGATGCATTTAAAAAAGAGTTGCGTCAGACACGCCGTTTCAACTCAATTCCGTTGTTAACTCAGTTAACCCCGAAACAGGTTGCTAAGTTTTCAGTCAATCAGCATAAATTTCCCGGCGTTTCAGTCTCTGCCACGCTAAAGCGTTACTATCCTTACGGAAAAATTCTGACGCATGTGATTGGCTATGTTTCCCGTATCAATGACAAAGATATACAGCGACTGAAACGGGAAGCCAAAGAAGCCAATTATCAGGCCACACGGGATATCGGTAAGCTCGGTATTGAAAGATACTACGAAGATATCCTCCACGGTATGCCTGGCTATCAGGAGGTGGAAGTCAACAGCCGGGGCCGGATTATCCGCACGCTCAAATATGTTCCTCCGGTCCCCGGAAAAGATATTGTGCTTAATATCGATGTCGGACTACAAGAATACCTTTATCAGCTATTTGAGGGACGCAGAGGGTCTGCAGTTGTACTGGATCCGAAAGATAACGGGGTGTTAGCAATGGTTTCCAGTCCGAGTTACGATCCCAATGCATTTGTTCACGGAATTTCCGGTAAAGCCTACCGAACATTACTCAATGACAAAGACAGGCCACTGGTCAACCGGGCAACTCTGGGCATTTATCCGCCTGGATCAACTGTGAAACCGATGATTGCCGTCTCAGCATTACAGACAGGTATCATCACACCAAATACAACCCGGAATGATCCCGGTTACTGGCGGATTCCAAACTCAAAAACCAGACCCTTCCGGGACTGGCGAAAATGGGGACATGGGCGGGTTAATATCACCAAAGCGATTGAAGAATCCGTGGATACTTTCTTTTATCAGGTCGCTTATGATATGGGCATCGACAGGCTTTCTGAATGGATGCGGAAATTTGGCTATGGTGAATATACCGGCATTGATATATTTGAAGAAAGTAAAGCCAATATGCCAACCCGGGAGTGGAAGATGAGTCGCCACCGGACACCATGGTATCAGGGAGATACAATTCCTGTCGGAATCGGACAGGGGTACTGGACCGCAACGCCAATGCAAATCGCCAAAGCAACCTCAGTGATTGTTCATCACGGAAAAGTACTCGCGCCACATTTATTGCGTGCCACTATCGAAAATGGTGAACAATTTGATAAGCAAAAACTGGCGGAAGTTGAAACCTATCCGCCCATCACTGGTGTTCCGGAGAAATACTGGAATATCGCTATCAACGGGATGTATCTGGTAAACCATGGTTCCAGAGGCACATCAAGAAACGCATTTCATGGGCTGAAATACAAGAGTGCCGGTAAATCGGGCACTGCTCAGGTCTTCAGTCTTGGTGAAAACGAAGAGTACAATGCCGATGAACTTGCTGAACACCTGAGGGATCATGCACTGTTTACCGGATTTGCTCCGCTAGATGATCCCAAAGCAATCGTCACAATTGTGCTGGAAAATGCCGGAGGCGGTTCAAGTCACGGTGCGCCCGTTGTCAGAAAAGTGTTTGATCATATAATCCTTGATGAAAAGCAGGAAGAGGCGAAGCAATAA